The Vicia villosa cultivar HV-30 ecotype Madison, WI linkage group LG1, Vvil1.0, whole genome shotgun sequence genome includes a region encoding these proteins:
- the LOC131643891 gene encoding putative E3 ubiquitin-protein ligase RF4, with amino-acid sequence MAEEMDKPADYEQGSNCKRKLNHEFSMVPDERSSNVDGDFSLYGFTNLPDLNEFDPSGLDLDCYTEEPQLRVLEVEDWKDPMAIKLEELLMSNLDSIFRNAIRKIVDLGYSQQMVEKALSRKALYAEGDLVANIVCYTVKNLKEKCSESIAEFAFQNFKQLLHYFLVEMIGILRELMPSITVTEAMWELLIHDLSITRVIGADDQSSDVSSEQSSDKSSVPPSKPEVQQSSDVVSDSSLITSQKGFQESKSGSNSKLNSRKELAFALRQKFIHMEKTKACGKGGVKLAKLTSVSGLIVEKRLKPQSEIPNQKMKRGSSNSKGVSKAEKGVSIANICQVSTNDDSAVPEGGSSPMKTIQPKPNPCSSVTQKVQNYCARIPFDKISGKFIPRDEKDEQILKLVSRAQELQDELQSWNDWTTKKVMQVADKVRKIQAESKSLKKEMEAYRKERKAVEENAEKRITEVENATENNKKQIQSAASSIFILETKKSLLEKELESARLLAEQSMTTHREALVRERMAIQQAQSWNSEKELLQDELEKEKQTLSKLQQEIEKGKNVLANTEGRVKREKAKTEKILAQAAYFRKEREQYEALMKAEEDAIRKKAASELQEYVESMVKLENEIAKLRLKSNSNKSISSVVKENKKSETSITGSSEGGKLLKREHECVMCLSEERSVVFLPCAHQVLCPTCNELHEKQGMKECPSCRTPIEFRIRAKFLGQQ; translated from the exons ATGGCTGAAGAAATGGATAAACCTGCTGATTATGAGCAAGGTAGTAATTGCAAGAGAAAATTGAATCATGAGTTTTCTATGGTTCCGGACGAGCGTTCGTCGAATGTGGATGGTGATTTTTCTCTCTACGGATTTACGAATCTGCCAGACTTAAATGAATTTGATCCGTCGGGATTGGATTTAGATTGTTATACAGAGGAGCCGCAGTTACGCGTGCTCGAGGTTGAGGATTGGAAGGATCCTATGGCGATTAAGCTGGAGGAGTTACTGATGAGTAATTTGGATTCGATTTTCAGAAATGCAATCAGGAAGATTGTTGATTTAGGTTACAGTCAACAAATGGTTGAAAAGGCTCTTTCGAGGAAGGCCTTGTATGCAGAAGGAGACCTTGTCGCTAATATTGTTTGCTACACGGTGaaaaatttgaaggaaaaatgtAGTGAGAGTATTGCAGAATTTGCATTTCAAAACTTTAAGCAGTTACTGCATTATTTCTTGGTGGAGATGATCGGTATACTTCGCGAACTAATGCCGTCCATAACTGTAACTGAAGCAATGTGGGAGTTGCTGATACATGATTTGAGTATAACGCGTGTTATTGGAGCTGATGATCAGTCGAGTGATGTTTCTAGCGAGCAAAGCTCTGACAAGTCTTCGGTTCCCCCATCAAAGCCAGAGGTTCAACAAAGCTCTGATGTAGTTTCCGACTCCAGTTTGATAACTAGCCAAAAGGGCTTCCAGGAAAGTAAATCAGGATCTAATTCCAAGCTGAATAGTAGAAAAGAACTTGCATTTGCACTTAGGCAGAAGTTCATTCATATGGAGAAAACTAAAGCTTGTGGAAAAGGTGGTGTTAAATTAGCTAAGCTTACAAGCGTAAGTGGTTTGATTGTTGAAAAAAGACTTAAGCCACAGTCTGAAATTCCTAATCAGAAAATGAAACGCGGCTCCTCAAATTCAAAAGGAGTTAGTAAAGCAGAAAAAGGGGTTAGTATAGCAAACATATGCCAAGTTTCAACCAATGATGATTCAGCTGTACCTGAAGGAGGTAGTTCCCCAATGAAAACAATCCAACCAAAACCTAACCCATGCTCCTCTGTCACTCAAAAGGTTCAAAACTACTGTGCTCGTATTCCTTTTGACAAGATTTCGGGCAAGTTTATCCCAAGGGATGAAAAGGACGAACAAATTTTGAAATTAGTTTCTCGAGCGCAAGAATTGCAGGATGAGCTACAAAGCTGGAATGACTGGACTACTAAGAAGGTTATGCAGGTAGCTGATAAGGTTCGCAAGATTCAGGCTGAGTCTAAATCTctgaaaaaagaaatggaagcATATAGGAAAGAAAGGAAAGCTGTAGAGGAGAATGCTGAGAAAAGGATCACTGAAGTGGAGAATGCTacggaaaataataaaaaacaaattcagAGTGCTGCTTCTTCCATCTTCATTCTAGAGACAAAAAAATCATTGCTAGAGAAGGAGTTGGAGTCTGCTAGGTTGTTGGCTGAACAGTCTATGACAACCCATCGAGAAGCACTGGTGAGAGAAAGGATGGCTATTCAACAAGCTCAGTCATGGAATTCGGAGAAGGAGTTGCTTCAAGATGAACTTGAGAAAGAGAAGCAAACATTATCTAAGCTGCAACAGGAGATAGAAAAGGGGAAAAATGTGCTAGCCAATACTGAG GGTAGAGTAAAAAGGGAGAAAGCTAAGACAGAGAAGATCCTGGCACAGGCTGCATACTTTAGAAAAGAAAGAGAACAATATGAAGCACTCATGAAAGCTGAAGAGGATGCCATTAGAAAGAAGGCAGCTAGTGAGCTGCAGGAATATGTGGAAAGCATGGTAAAGCTCGAGAATGAGATTGCTAAGCTGAGACTCAAATCTAATTCCAATAAAAGTATTTCATCTGTGGTGAAAGAAAACAAGAAATCTGAGACATCTATAACAGGGAGCTCGGAAGGCGGAAAATTGTTGAAGCGGGAGCACGAGTGTGTCATGTGTCTCTCAGAGGAGAGGTCGGTTGTTTTTCTGCCATGCGCACATCAGGTTTTGTGTCCGACATGCAATGAGCTCCATGAGAAACAAGGGATGAAGGAATGTCCTTCATGTAGGACCCCTATTGAGTTTAGGATTCGTGCCAAATTTCTTGGGCAGCAGTAG